The following are encoded together in the Malaya genurostris strain Urasoe2022 chromosome 3, Malgen_1.1, whole genome shotgun sequence genome:
- the LOC131437024 gene encoding zinc finger protein 888 gives MDAIKNEMSEFIIDHPESYCRFCYLNKDLQSIFPSNGEANLRIIVLLQDLVNITLTIDQDFPSAICNQCLLKLEEFETFRTKCRIFSEQIRAKRQQNMDRILSIVKNESIDSDCEERRQPLCFDESFAKTELELECVTEAFVKNEPYIENELSLSSSSPAPQTKNKIRKTGKSIIARMKKKSVTDLKRDKRKNEHKDYRCKICDQFFINKESINFHLKKHMDTVNLRCCYCSKTFSSTYALSQHAITSYILKSFPCQYCDIYFPTKEKLFAHEFYCDKDVPENESQADRNITKAEKCSLCPSKSFDTLHSLQAHMTLHEAKFNCEKCGVDLPSAVLLERHYERYHSQGAKLIASTVTCEPCQRTFIDASAYRSHHTRFHDDQQHSVSRKLDEDKPYECDNCQKRFWSINTIRYHVLVHRQYRDCNLCTESFRSKKELRDHKLFYHPVACEFCSRTFYSEMACRSHCNMIHGMVQVRQLARDTGRVCFSWRKISYKCATCELEYDKFQMLKNHYSKMHSKSKLMIKCTYCNKNSASRIGYVGHLIGNCGQTPKKLRTGSTKI, from the exons ATGGATGCTATTAAAAACGAAATGTCTGAATT CATAATTGATCATCCCGAATCATACTGCCGTTTCTGTTACTTAAATAAAGACTTGCAGTCTATTTTTCCTTCGAATGGGGAAGCAAACCTTCGCATAATTGTTCTACTGCAAGATCTAGTTAATATTACTCTAACCATAGATCAAGACTTTCCTTCAGCGATCTGCAATCAATGTTTGCTAAAATTGGAGGAGTTTGAAACATTTCGCACAAAATGTAGGATTTTTAGCGAACAAATAAGAGCAAAGCGGCAGCAAAATATGGACCGAATTCTGTCTATTGTTAAAAATGAGTCCATCGATTCCGATTGTGAAGAACGCCGCCAGCCGTTATgttttgatgaatcttttgctaAAACCGAACTAGAGCTAGAATGTGTAACCGAAGCATTTGTTAAAAACGAACCATATATAGAAAATGAGCTTTCTTTGAGTTCAAGTAGTCCTGCGCCTCAAACAAAGAATAAAATACGTAAAACAGGAAAATCCATAATCGCAAGGATGAAAAAGAAAAGCGTTACTGATTTAAAACGGGACAAACGTAAGAACGAGCATAAAGACTATCGGTGTAAGATTTGCGATCAATTCTTTATCAACAAGGAAAGCATTAATTTTCATCTAAAAAAACACATGGACACAGTGAACTTGCGATGTTGCTACTGCTCAAAGACGTTTTCATCTACTTATGCGTTGTCTCAGCACGCCATTACTAGCTATATCTTGAAATCGTTCCCGTGTCAGTATTGCGACATCTATTTTCCAACTAAAGAGAAACTGTTTGCACACGAATTCTATTGTGACAAAGATGTTCCCGAGAATGAGTCGCAAGCTGATCGCAATATTACCAAAGCAGAGAAATGTTCCCTTTGTCCATCGAAAAGTTTCGATACATTGCATAGCCTGCAAGCTCATATGACACTGCACGAGGCGAAATTCAATTGCGAAAAGTGTGGGGTTGATTTGCCTTCAGCTGTGCTTTTAGAAAGGCATTACGAACGATATCATTCTCAAGGGGCAAAGCTGATAGCTTCTACTGTTACTTGTGAACCCTGCCAGCGAACATTCATAGATGCCAGCGCCTATCGAAGCCATCACACAAGATTTCACGACGATCAGCAGCATTCAGTATCCCGTAAGCTGGACGAAGATAAGCCGTATGAGTGTGATAACTGTCAGAAACGATTCTGGTCAATAAACACAATACGCTATCACGTGCTTGTTCATCGTCAATACCGTGATTGTAATCTTTGCACAGAGAGCTTTCGCTCGAAAAAGGAGTTGCGCGATCACAAATTGTtctatcatcctgtagcttgTGAGTTTTGTTCCCGAACTTTTTACTCCGAAATGGCTTGCCGGTCTCATTGCAACATGATCCACGGAATGGTACAAGTCAGGCAACTGGCCCGTGATACTGGTAGGGTGTGCTTTTCCTGGCGGAAGATTTCCTATAAATGTGCAACATGTGAATTAGAGTACGACAAATTTCAAATGCTGAAAAACCACTATTCGAAAATGCATTCTAAATCCAAGCTTATGATCAAATGCACTTACTGCAATAAAAATAGTGCATCTAGAATAGGGTACGTAGGACATTTGATCGGAAACTGTGGTCAAACACCGAAGAAGTTAAGGACCGGATCAACGAAAATATAG
- the LOC131437025 gene encoding serine/threonine-protein phosphatase 2A regulatory subunit B'' subunit gamma-like, translating to MNAYRSKLLKNLDLINKEEIRHQHPFQTDDEIEDILFQRYRQDISNAKLKENIEKCKASDSYRFIPQFHFELPKHSDGLAQKLREEARTLFLQKRSKELLDNNELKLLWSLLEKHYSPPLMGEEQYISYENYCKVATIAGDKFKRYLTASTFARLVVSSCYPSKISVMSLFNYAMRKVWLQQTRIGLSLYDYTGQGYLNESDLESYILELIPTFPQLEGLEKSFHSFYVCTTVRKFFFFLDPLRTGRIRIRDILTCSFLDDLLELRDEEIPKDAQEMNWFSAPSALSVYGHYLNLDKDHNGMLSKKELIGYGSGTLTPIFLDRVFAECLTYDGEMDYKTYLDFVLALENRSEPQSLHYLFRILDVEHKGYLTAFTLNYFFKGIQDEISAHRAEPVNFADIKDEIFDMVKPANPTKITLKDLLNSGHGETVVSILIEFHKFWAYENREVMVTDSAGAEETHNL from the exons atgaatgcaTATCGATCGAAACTTCTCAAAAATCTAGATTTAATTAATAAAGAAG AAATTCGACATCAACATCCTTTTCAAACGGATGACGAAATTGAAGACATTCTTTTTCAACGTTACCGGCAGGACATATCGAATGCAAAACTCaaagaaaatattgaaaagtGTAAAGCATCTGATTCTTATCGATTCATACCACAATTTCACTTTGAGCTACCGAAACACAGCGATGGTCTGGCACAAAAATTACGAGAAGAAGCGCGAACTTTATTTTTGCAGAAGCGTAGCAAAGAATTACTGGACAATAATGAGCTAAAACTCCTTTGGAGCCTGTTAGAGAAACACTATTCGCCCCCATTGATGGGTGAGGAACAATACATCAGCTATGAAAATTATTGCAAGGTAGCAACTATCGCGGGGGATAAATTTAAACGTTATTTGACGGCATCCACTTTCGCGCGATTAGTGGTTTCCAGTTGCTACCCGAGCAAAATAAGTGTTATGTCTTTGTTCAATTATGCCATGAGAAAGGTGTGGCTACAGCAAACTCGGATTGGACTATCTCTGTACGATTACACCGGACAAGGGTATTTGAACGAATCCGATTTGGAGTCCTACATATTGGAGCTAATTCCAACCTTTCCGCAACTGGAAGGCCTAGAAAAATCATTTCATAGCTTTTATGTTTGTACTACGGTTaggaaatttttcttttttctggaTCCACTGCGGACGGGAAGGATCCGGATACGAGACATCCTAACCTGCAGCTTTCTAGATGATTTACTGGAGTTGAGAGATGAGGAGATCCCGAAGGATGCTCAAGAAATGAACTGGTTTTCAGCTCCTTCTGCTCTCAGTGTGTATGGACATTATTTAAATCTAGACAAAGACCACAATGGCATGCTTAGCAAGAAAGAATTGATTGGCTATGGTTCCGGGACACTCACACCGATTTTTCTAGATCGAGTATTTGCTGAATGTCTTACCTACGATGGGGAGATGGATTATAAAACGTATCTTGACTTTGTGCTAGCCCTTGAGAATCGGTCAGAGCCGCAGAGTTTGCATTACTTGTTTCGAATATTGGACGTGGAACATAAAGGCTATTTGACAGCAtttactttgaattattttttcaaaggtATTCAAGATGAAATCTCAGCGCATCGTGCTGAACCGGTTAATTTCGCTGATATCAAGGATGAAATTTTCGATATGGTAAAGCCTGCTAATCCCACCAAGATAACACTGAAGGATCTGTTGAATAGCGGCCACGGAGAAACAGTAGTCTCCATACTGATCGAATTCCATAAGTTCTGGGCCTACGAAAACCGCGAAGTTATGGTGACGGATTCTGCGGGAGCTGAGGAAACACACAACTTATGA